From the genome of Luteibacter rhizovicinus DSM 16549:
CGGAGGGATGAACATCTCAAACATGGAACCGCTCCTTGCAGGGGTTTGGAGGATGGCCGCGCCGTGGCCCTTCGCGCGAATCAGGGAACGGTCGCCGTGAGCAGAGGGGTGGTGTGCCCGTCGGCGTAGGTGTTCTCGATGACGACCCGGCTCGGGACCACGGTCAACTGGGGCGTGCCGCCCATGAGCGTCCCGCCCACGACCTTGCCGTACACCGTCAGGAGAATCTGGCGGGAGAGGGGGTTCGTGCTCAAGGTGTGCTCCAAGTCCCTGGCCGCTGTTTCGGTGGCCGGGGCGTACATCGTCAGGGCCGGGCTCGCGGCGAAGCGCACGCTGGCCGCACCCTCGGCGACGTGCATGCCGTGGTCGGCGCCAATCAGGTCGGTGAAGTCATACCGGGCATGGTCCACGTCATATCCGGGCATCCGCGTCATGACCGGCGGGAGTTGGACATAAGGGGAAGCTTTCGCCGTCGCAATCGCTTGGTCGAGCCGACCTTGGAAGGCGGTGAGCGCGTCTTTGCGCACGAACGCGTCGGTGGCTTTCTGATACGCCGGATCCAAACGACCCGCCATGGCGCTGTAATCCACCGGTCCGCTGGAGACAGCGTAGTAGATCGCCACCCACTGCAGCCCGTCGCTATCGGGTTTGAGATAGGTGTCGAACGGTCGCTCCGCGGCAGTGACCGTGGGTGCACCGGTGGACGGAGCCGCCGAGTGAACCGGCGGGGCCGATGCGGCCGTAGCGGCACCGACCGACGACGTATCCGGCTCGTGGTGCGAACAGGCCGTCACAGCCAGGGCGACGGCGATCACCCAGCCACTCGACGCGCGCATCAGCGGCTCTCCTTTTGCACCACCATCATCCAGCTAGTCACGCTGCGCGGGGCTTGGGTAGCTGCATCGACGCTGTAGTCCACGGTAACGGGCTGGATAGACGCGATGGACCAGCCCGCTTGGGTCAGTTGGGGGAGGGTGTGGTGGCCCGCAGCTGGGCAATCAAGCAGGGTCGAACTGGTGAGCCGGTCTACTTGGTTGCCGGTGGAGGCGGGTGAATAACAGACATCGGCCTGGCCCGCGAAAGCTGGGCCCGCGACGGCGAGGCCGATAGTGGCAATCCAATGGCGCATGGTGACTTCCCCTGTGTGCGGGCGGCTAACCGGCCGATGGAGAGAAGGCTAACGTAGATGAAGGTCAGATATCCAAATATTAGATAAACAAAGTCGTCGTATCCCAACACCTGATCTAGCGTGCGTCGATCCACTCGATAGCACGCCTCATGCCCAAGACCATCCGCCCCAGGAAGCCGCCTGCCATCAAGAGCCAGACCCGGCCCGAGAATCAAGCCGTGTTGGACACCTTGCGTGCGTTTCGGGAAGAGGCAGACTTCCTCCAGTCCGAACTATCAGCGCGGTTGAATCGGTCGCAGTCATACGTGTCGTCGGCCGAGCGAGGTCTCATTCGCTTGGATGCGCTTCAGCTGGCTGATTGGGCAGAGGCGTGTGGGTCGACGCTGACCGAACTGGCCCAAGCGATCGAGAAGCGCTGGCGTTGAGGTGTCGGCCCAGCTATCGGATCGCGCGCGTTCCGTCCCTCCGGCGCGGGCCCAAGCCAATCACACCATGCACCTGCCGCCAGCGCATCAGTCCGTAATATTGCCGGTTGCTTTTCCGTCCAGAGAATCGAGCATGACCCCCTCGGCGACACCGAGTAACGCCTGCTCGGTGCTCAACGTCGCGTCATCGTCGGCCATCCTTCCCTCGTGGGTGATAGTGCTTCGCAGTCGGTAGAGGGACCGGGCCAGCTTTTCGGGATCGCCAACGCGCCGGGTATTTCCAAAGACCATATCAATGCGCCTTTGGTGCTTTTCGATGAGCCGTTTCAGCGCGGCCCACTTTGGAAGGGTTTTTCGTTGGCAGATCGCTTGAACTGCATTGTCTCTGGTTTGACGAATACGCGATCAGGGGGATCGACGGCGTCATGGAGGCCGTGGACAGCCTGATCGGACGAGTAGTAGTCGACGAGAATCTCCATGCGGAGGTTCAAAAGTCGGAGCGCGCACGAAGCGTTTTTGACGTCGTAAAAGTCCTTGTGACTACGTTGTCGGTCGCGGAGAAGTTTCCAGCGTTGGTGCACGGGGCATCAAATGCAGTGCAGCACCTGCCCTGGTTGAAATAGCAAGCTTTGGGCTGCGTCGGCTGGGGTGATCATAAGAAGAAACGATTATCCTCGGGCTTCGGTGATCGCTGCAGTTTCGATAGACCGCGCCTGGAGTATGAGGCGCATGCTGTTCCAGTCGAAGCGCCGCCAGAGTACGCTCGGTTCATAGAACTGAGGGGGCATGCTGTGCCAGGCGATGAAGAGAAGATAAGAGAACCGGTGGAGGACGCAACGTATTCCCCCACGAAACTTGCCGACGATGAGCGTTTTGATGAGGAAACGAAGGTGACAAGTGGGGTGCCGGGCACATGCCGGCTTTGCCGTCTTCCGAAGCTCCTTCAGGGCAGTCATCTTCTACCGAAGCTCATGTATCGGTGGCTCAACGCGGAAAAGTGCGAAGGTACTGCGCCTTTCCAGAAAACTCCAAGAGACGGCGTTTTCAGCACATCTAAGCATGTGATTGCATACATGCTCTGCAGCGCCTGCGAACTGCTCCTTTCGCAACACGGGGAAGACCATTTCGGAAAGGTGGCGGTGGCTCACGGCTCCATCCCGCCGGCGCTTTCGTGGTACCGGGAGGTCCTTCGTCCGCATGAACGGGGTGACGGGCCCTACTCTGTGACGGATACAGGCGAGTCGCCCTTTGTAAATGGCAGCATCTTCTATTTCCTTGTCAGTGTGTTCTGGCGAGCGTCACTCGCCGGGTGGCCGGCTGTTCAACCCATTAGTCTTCCGGCTGATAGCCAAGAACAGATGCGTGTTTACCTCCTCAACCCGAGTGTGGCCGTTCCGGATGTCAGTGTTGGGATCTACCCTAACTTCTGGACAGTTAACTGGGGGTTCCTGTTTCCCATTGCGCATGGTAACGGCTGGTCATTCATGTTCTCCCAGCTTGGATTCTTCATGTCGTTGGAGAAGCGCAACGAGACTAACGGCCAGTCTGCTGGCCAGATGCCTTTGTTTCTTGCGTTGGACCGGGCGTGGGTTACAAAAATGATTGTGGGTCAGAAGCGATCAGTGATGGAAGCTACAAACCGACTCCGCCCTGGGAGGACATTACCAAACTGGATTACCAATGAATTGATTGACTGAGCTTTGGGAGCGCGGTTTCGGATGGGCGGCCCACTTCGGCCCGTGCTGTCAGTCGGTGCTGTTGCCGATCACGCGGACGACCGGCAGCGTCGGGCGGTCAGGCTTGGACGGTTGGGCGAGCGCGAGCGCCCCAGCAGCGCTGCCATGGGTGCCGAGGTTCTGCTGACCCATAAAAGCCATTGAGCCTGAGAGGCCGAACTTGGAGCAATGGCCAACCGTTAGGGCGAGCGTCCATATGGAGTCCACACGCCTTATCCGAATCGGCCGTAGTCAAGAAAATGGCCAAAAAACAACGTTATATGAACAAGCACCTCTTATACGCTAGTACTGACGCATGAAGGGGGTATGCCCGGCGCCGACCGAGGTGTCTTCTGCTAAAGCCATGATTTTCCGAGATTCAATGCCGAAGGCACGCCACTCTGGCGCGCCGATCGCCCATGATACCGTCGTTGAGCAAGCCGCGCCCCGCTCGGTAGGAGCCGATCGATGTGATGAACAAATCCTGGCTTCTTTTGGCTTTTCTCTCGACGCCCGTCTATGCGGGAGCGGACGTATGGGCAGCCGGCAGTCAAGTTCTGACGCAGACCGATGACTCAATTTCATGGACCTCGCCCGATGGCCGGACGAAGATTAAATCTGGTGAGGACCGGGGAGTTCTCGTCGTAGGAAAATCTTCGATCGACGTTACCGATGTGATGAATCCAGGTTTGACCGAGGTCAATTGGCTAAAACCTGCCGGAAGTCTTTTCATCAATTCGAGTAGCGGAGGAACGATCGGCACCTGGAGTACAAGAGTCTTCGTCGCCTCCGGCGAACGGATGCATGAGGTCTCAATCGGAAGGTTGATCACCAAGGCATCTGCACTCACCTCAACGTGCCGTCATCTGAACCTGATGTCTGTTGCCTGGCTTGATGGTGGCAAAGATCTATTGGTTATGCAGCAGGTTCCAAACAGCTCTGGTTGTTCGCATATGAGCGACGCTGTGTTCTACGTGGTCGACCTAACGGCTGAGCGCATAAAAGAACGCCTAAGCATTGGCGACGGTGCAAGCAGGTACGGTCAGCTGTTTGGACCTGGTGTGCGAGAGATCGCGACACCGTCGCTCAACGGAAATTAGTGAGGAAAACATACCGGCAGCGACTGATCGACACCAGTTCCTGAACTTTGGAATCGACGGCTTGTCGAACGGTCACTCGTTCCCCAGCGATCGAGTCCGTATAGACGACACTAAGGAGAGAGTCGTATGCCGCGCTTGTTAGCCATTGAAAAACCCGCCGTTCGGTGCCTGGGCCTGATTGCCGGTATGGTGACCGCAACGGCCACCGCGTTACCCCGTGATCTCGAGAGCGCTGTGAGCTCTCCGTCGACTGTCAGTAGCAGCCTGGAAGAGAAAAAATCGGCCTATCTCCTGACACGCATCGATGTCTCCGGTCTGCGTGGCGGCAGCCATCGCAACACTCCGAAGCAAGTGACCCTGCCCTTGCCGGAAGGCGGAACTACAACGTTTACGTTGAGCGACTCCGGGGTTCTACCGCCCGGACTGGCCGAGCGTTTTCCAGACATCCTCAGCATGAAGGGAGTGGACTCTTACGGACGCCAGTTGCGTCTCGACGCATCGGCGAAAGGGCTTCGTGCCATTGTCTTCGACGAGGCG
Proteins encoded in this window:
- a CDS encoding helix-turn-helix domain-containing protein gives rise to the protein MPKTIRPRKPPAIKSQTRPENQAVLDTLRAFREEADFLQSELSARLNRSQSYVSSAERGLIRLDALQLADWAEACGSTLTELAQAIEKRWR